From Cervus canadensis isolate Bull #8, Minnesota chromosome 28, ASM1932006v1, whole genome shotgun sequence, one genomic window encodes:
- the GUCA1ANB gene encoding putative uncharacterized protein GUCA1ANB, producing MTPGFPASELVEVSKKQTQDSQKSSVPSHGPKTPSGQKVKAPHRPLSLSWKQDREQTLAAAYVPVVVDPRGQNPDKLRFNFYTSQYSNSLNPFYTLQKPTCGYLYRRDTDHTRKRFDVPPANLVLWRS from the exons ATGACCCCCGGGTTCCCAGCGTCTGAGCTGGTCGAGGTCTCCAAGAAGCAAACCCAG gaCTCACAGAAATCCTCAGTACCCAGTCATGGCCCAAAGACGCCATCAGGCCAAAAGGTGAAGGCTCCACACCGTCCCCTGTCCTTGTCGTGGAAGCAGGACCGTGAGCAGACTCTGGCAGCAGCCTATGTGCCGGTGGTGGTGGACCCCAGAGGGCAGAATCCAGACAAGCTCAGGTTCAATTTCTACACCTCCCAGTACTCCAACTCCCTGAACCCCTTCTACACCTTGCAGAAGCCCACCTGTGGCTACCTATACCGCCGGGACACCGACCACACCCGCAAGCGCTTCGACGTGCCTCCCGCCAACCTGGTCTTGTGGCGCTCGTAG